The DNA segment ATCTCCCATGGAGAAGCCAGAATCGCTCAGGGCTTGCAGCGCCGATGCCGTCTGAATCCGGCTTGAAAAAATGCCTACCGCTCGCCTTTCGGTGGAAGCCATGATGGTTGCTGTTCTCCCGCTGGTCAGTTAATGCAAGTTTTGATCTCTATTAAGCAGGGGGGTTGGGCAATCGCCATCGCTCAAGGGGGGTATCCAAAGTGAACTCAGCGGTAGATTTTGGCAGGGCCACGACTCCCTCAGACCAGGAGTAAACGCCCGAGCGGCAGGCGCGATCGCGCCTACCGCTCGGGCTCTGACAACGTTAAGATCATCAGCCGTTATTCTTGCGAAATATTGCAGGAAATAAAGTTTAGTGACTTTAGCCCACCACTTTTCAGGGTTCCATCAATTTTGCTCATCCACCTGGGCTTAATATGGCTTTTAAACTTTCTTTCCGTCGTTCCAAATACTCCTAGCGTCGTTGTTGTGTTCCTATGGTCACAGACTTTTCGGTGTCGGTTGGCTCAACCATGGGCCTTGCAGAAAAAGATAGCCTTCCGGAGAGAGCCGAAATTCTCTCCCTTTCTGAGGTTTGGGCTAAAAAATACATCAAAGACCTGCAACGTCAAGATCAAGCCCTGCTGAGCTTAGATCAGGCCCAAAGCCGCATAGGTGTGGCGACAAAACTCATCGAAATACTGCGCTCGGTCAGCGCCCGAGCCTGGAATAAAACAGAACTTTTACTGTCCCGTGAGGTCAGGCGGCATCAAATCAGCTCTGATCTAATTGACCCCTGGACTATTGCCAAAGACGTTCATCTAGTTTACGAAGAAGCTCTGGCGGCCTACGCCAAGGGCATCTCGCCCCAGCGCTTTTCGGTGGCGGCCTCAAAGCGCCTGGGGGCCATTCGCCAGAGGCACACGGCCATCGATCCCCGAGTGATTGGGTTTGTCAGCATGCAGTTTCACTACTGCGGTCAAATTTTGTCGGCGGAGGCCCCCGCCGCAGAACGCCTCACGCTCCAGAGCTATTTCAAAGTGGTGGATGACCTGCTGTACATGCCCCTGCACCGGGCCTACACCGCCGCCGCCAACTACGACTACCACCATCCCCGTCTAGAGGCCGTGCGGCTGGCCCTGCCCGCGACCAGCCGCATTGCCAAAAATATTGTGACTCAGGTAATCACGCTGTGCCCCGACTATGTCAGCTACACCGGGCCGCTCAGTGACGCCACCGTGCGCACCTCTAGCCTGCGCGACGTGGAAATGTTTCAGATCTACCTCTGGACCTGCGTGCTGGAAAACAATATCTCTGCGATCGCCCAGGAGCTTTTCCCGCTGTGCGTCATGCTGTACCCCACCCTCAAGGTCAACTGGGGTCTGGTGCGGCTGATGGTCAACCTGCTCGACCAAGAGTTGTCGGCCTGCGTGGGTTCCATCAATGTTAAGTACTACGAACCCCACTACAGCGCCATGCTCAAAATGTTCTCTCCCAACATTTTTCCAGACCCACTTTAGGCGGTTCCCCAGGGGTACCCCCTGATACAAATCGTCCATGCCGCTGACGCGGCACCTCCAGCGATGAAAACCGTAGGTACATCCGCGCAGCGATGCACCATGGCCAGGGCTATTTTCAGGACAAAGCCGATTGGGTAAACCCCGCTTGATAACCAGAAACCCCATAGGGCGTAGCATGCTACGCCCCTACTAGGATTCGCTATTACGCCTGGTTGCAGCCGCAGTCTCGGGTGCGCTTAGGCAAAGACTACCGTGCGGTTGCCGTAGACCAGGGTGCGGTTTTGCAGGTGCAGCCGCACGGCGCGGGCCAGCACGATGCGCTCTACATCCTTGCCCTTGCGAATCAGCTCCTTCACGTCGTCGCGGTGGCTAATGCGCACTACGTCTTGCTCGATGATTGGGCCTTCGTCGAGGTCGCTGGTGACGTAGTGGGCGGTGGCCCCAATGATTTTTACCCCCCGCTGAAAGGCCCGCTGGTAGGGGTTGGCCCCCATAAAGGCGGGCAAAAACGAGTGGTGAATGTTGATCACGCGATCGGAGTGCTTGAGAAAGTCTGGGCTGAGCACCTGCATGTATTTGGCCAACACCACCAGGTCGATGCCGTACTGCTTCAGCAATTCGATCTGGCGCTGTTCTTGCTCGGCCTTGGTGTCTTTGGTGATGGGGAGGTGCTCAAAGGCAATGCCAAACTGGTCGGCAACGGGTTTGAGGTGGGGGTGGTTGCTGACGATCAGCGGAATCTCGGCTTTAAACTCCCCCGCTTTGTGTCGCCAGAGCA comes from the Nodosilinea sp. PGN35 genome and includes:
- the purU gene encoding formyltetrahydrofolate deformylase, with translation MASPTAILLFSCPDQKGLVAKIANFIYANGGNILHADQHRDPEAGLFLSRLEWELEGFNLPREIIGAAFGAIAQPLGATWQLHFSDAVPRLSIWVSHQDHCLLDLLWRHKAGEFKAEIPLIVSNHPHLKPVADQFGIAFEHLPITKDTKAEQEQRQIELLKQYGIDLVVLAKYMQVLSPDFLKHSDRVINIHHSFLPAFMGANPYQRAFQRGVKIIGATAHYVTSDLDEGPIIEQDVVRISHRDDVKELIRKGKDVERIVLARAVRLHLQNRTLVYGNRTVVFA